In one Winogradskyella sp. MH6 genomic region, the following are encoded:
- a CDS encoding PPK2 family polyphosphate kinase: protein MKDINIEDFRIKSQVSIKDLPTFYDLGVNKKKIERELRTVSEELADIQNTMYAHGKYAVLMCIQGMDTAGKDSLIREVFKEFNVRGIDAHSFKKPTDIELKHDYLWRHYIALPARGKFGIFNRTHYENVLVTRVHPEYLMYENMPDINSVDDVDEAFWERRFQEINNFEKHIADNGTIIFKFFLNVSKDEQKNRLLRRLDKPSKNWKFSADDLDERKLWDQYQSCYEEVLNKSSKPHAPWFNIPADDKPTARYLVAKILYDTLKTYTDIKEPELPAEEKANIGLYKQELENE from the coding sequence ATGAAAGATATCAACATAGAAGATTTTAGGATTAAGTCCCAAGTCAGCATTAAAGATTTACCAACATTTTATGATCTAGGAGTCAATAAAAAGAAAATTGAACGCGAGCTAAGAACGGTAAGTGAAGAATTGGCAGATATTCAAAATACGATGTATGCCCATGGAAAATATGCGGTGTTAATGTGTATCCAAGGTATGGATACCGCAGGAAAAGACAGTTTGATTCGTGAAGTTTTTAAAGAATTTAATGTCAGAGGAATTGATGCACACAGTTTCAAAAAACCTACAGATATTGAATTAAAACACGATTATTTGTGGAGACATTATATCGCATTGCCAGCACGTGGTAAATTTGGGATTTTCAACCGAACACATTATGAAAATGTTTTAGTAACCAGAGTTCATCCTGAATATTTGATGTATGAAAATATGCCAGATATTAACAGTGTTGATGATGTTGATGAAGCTTTCTGGGAAAGACGCTTTCAAGAAATCAACAATTTTGAAAAGCACATTGCAGATAATGGAACTATTATTTTTAAGTTTTTTTTAAATGTTTCAAAAGACGAACAAAAAAATAGATTGCTGAGACGTCTGGATAAGCCATCCAAAAATTGGAAGTTTTCTGCAGATGATTTAGACGAACGCAAACTATGGGATCAGTATCAGTCATGTTACGAAGAGGTTTTAAACAAAAGTTCAAAACCGCATGCACCTTGGTTTAATATTCCGGCTGATGATAAACCAACAGCAAGGTATTTGGTGGCAAAAATTTTATACGATACATTAAAAACTTACACAGATATAAAAGAGCCAGAACTTCCCGCAGAAGAAAAGGCAAATATAGGTTTGTATAAACAAGAATTAGAGAATGAATAA
- a CDS encoding M20/M25/M40 family metallo-hydrolase: MNKVLNIQLKVFVLGFMLSSFCVFAQSDEATLKTIYKTSLTNGKSYEWLDYLSNTIGGRLSGSTNAELAVQYTKSELEKLGLDKVWLQPVMVPKWVRGEKEMAYFVTNKALSKVNICALGGSVATPEKGLKAKVIEVSSYKDLESLGEANIKGKIVFINRALQPDLINTFEAYGGCSVERYRGAAEASKYGAVGTIVRSLSSRQDDYPHTGSMSYGDLPVEKRIPSAAISTNDAVKLSEALKANNDLEFFFEMSCQQFDDVESYNVIGEITGSEFPNEYIVVGGHLDSWDLGDGAHDDGAGVVQSMDVLRLLKESGIKPKRSIRVVLFMNEENGLRGGRKYAEVAKANGEKHVFALESDSGGFTPRGFSFDGSELMLQKIDAWRPLFKPYLIHYFEKGYSGADIGPLKDDGILLAGLRPDSQRYFDHHHAANDTFEHVNKRELELGAATMTALVYLVDKYGVETTLEMKEIKD; this comes from the coding sequence ATGAATAAAGTTCTAAATATTCAATTAAAGGTTTTTGTATTAGGCTTTATGTTAAGTTCGTTTTGTGTATTCGCACAATCTGATGAAGCAACATTAAAAACCATTTACAAAACGTCTTTAACCAACGGAAAAAGTTATGAATGGCTAGACTATTTATCCAATACTATTGGAGGTCGTTTGTCTGGCTCAACCAATGCAGAGCTTGCAGTGCAATACACAAAAAGTGAGCTAGAAAAACTTGGATTAGATAAAGTTTGGTTACAGCCTGTTATGGTGCCAAAATGGGTGAGAGGTGAAAAAGAAATGGCTTATTTTGTTACTAATAAAGCACTAAGTAAAGTCAATATTTGTGCTTTAGGTGGTTCTGTTGCTACTCCAGAAAAAGGTTTAAAGGCAAAGGTTATAGAAGTTAGTAGCTATAAGGATTTGGAAAGCTTAGGTGAAGCCAATATTAAAGGTAAAATCGTCTTTATCAATAGAGCTTTGCAACCAGATTTAATCAACACATTTGAAGCCTATGGAGGCTGTTCTGTAGAACGTTACAGAGGAGCGGCTGAAGCTTCAAAGTATGGTGCAGTTGGAACTATTGTACGTTCGTTGAGTTCTAGACAAGACGATTATCCGCATACTGGTAGTATGAGTTATGGAGATTTACCTGTGGAAAAAAGAATACCATCTGCAGCGATAAGTACAAACGATGCTGTAAAACTAAGTGAGGCACTAAAAGCGAATAACGATTTGGAGTTCTTCTTTGAAATGAGTTGCCAACAATTTGATGATGTAGAGTCTTATAATGTTATCGGTGAGATTACAGGAAGCGAATTTCCAAACGAATATATTGTGGTTGGTGGTCATTTAGATTCTTGGGATTTAGGGGATGGAGCGCATGATGATGGAGCAGGAGTTGTACAATCCATGGATGTGTTGCGACTACTAAAAGAAAGTGGCATTAAACCAAAGCGTAGCATTAGAGTTGTTCTTTTTATGAATGAAGAAAATGGACTACGTGGTGGACGTAAATATGCTGAAGTTGCAAAAGCAAACGGAGAAAAACATGTTTTTGCTTTAGAAAGTGATTCAGGTGGTTTTACACCAAGAGGCTTTAGTTTTGATGGTAGTGAATTAATGCTACAGAAAATTGACGCTTGGCGACCACTTTTTAAACCGTATTTAATCCATTATTTTGAAAAAGGCTACAGTGGTGCTGATATAGGACCGCTTAAAGATGATGGAATTTTGTTAGCAGGTTTACGACCAGACTCTCAGCGTTACTTTGATCATCATCATGCTGCCAATGATACTTTTGAGCACGTTAACAAACGCGAATTAGAACTAGGTGCTGCAACCATGACAGCTTTAGTATACTTAGTAGATAAGTATGGAGTAGAAACTACTTTAGAGATGAAAGAGATAAAGGATTAA
- a CDS encoding DUF6090 family protein, whose translation MISVFRKIRKQFFSNKVSSYLLYAIGEIALVMIGILLALYVNNWNENRKLKSVINNTLSTISYDLEADTLSANTIIEFYKKNLEDSNRILNNEITPDNYMDCLNCFSLVTIYQPFSIQTKGFEQLKRLTDETNTQKDSLISDITRLYSVYTPLIEKSNDRMETIVMKNFYELEKFPWFIDLATNNLSEEVIKYYTTSEDYKKRVASHRMLAVGNHLGATQKYKEDAIELINRINKRLNKSQ comes from the coding sequence ATGATTAGTGTCTTTAGAAAAATTAGAAAACAGTTCTTCTCTAACAAAGTAAGCAGTTACCTTTTATATGCTATAGGTGAAATAGCATTGGTTATGATTGGTATTTTGCTTGCACTATATGTTAATAATTGGAATGAAAACAGAAAACTAAAATCAGTAATCAACAACACACTCAGTACTATATCTTATGATCTTGAAGCTGACACTCTATCTGCTAATACCATTATAGAATTTTATAAAAAAAACCTTGAAGACAGTAATAGAATATTAAATAATGAAATTACTCCAGATAACTACATGGATTGTCTAAACTGCTTTAGTCTTGTAACTATCTACCAACCATTTTCTATACAAACCAAAGGTTTTGAACAATTAAAACGACTAACCGATGAAACTAATACGCAAAAAGATAGCCTTATTTCTGACATTACCAGACTATATTCTGTTTACACTCCCTTAATTGAAAAGAGTAATGACCGCATGGAAACCATTGTAATGAAAAACTTTTATGAACTTGAAAAATTTCCTTGGTTTATAGATTTAGCCACAAATAATTTAAGCGAAGAGGTCATAAAATATTATACTACAAGTGAAGATTATAAAAAGCGTGTCGCGTCACACAGAATGCTTGCTGTTGGTAACCATCTAGGCGCAACCCAAAAGTATAAGGAAGATGCTATTGAATTAATAAATAGAATAAACAAAAGGCTTAATAAATCTCAATAA
- the lysA gene encoding diaminopimelate decarboxylase, with the protein MDNNTLLQIAKEYGSPVYVYDAEKITSQYNRLTKAFNSVKNLRVNYAVKALSNISVLKLFNSMSSGLDTVSIQEVQLGLKAGFKPEDIIYTPNGVSLEEIENVAELGVQINIDNLSILEQFGSKHPKIPVCIRINPHVMAGGNTNISVGHIDSKFGISIHQIPLLLRIVENTNMTINGIHMHTGSDILDIDVFLYASEILFETAKNFKNLEFIDFGSGFKVPYKKGDIETNIEELGKKLSKRFNSFCKEYGKELTLAFEPGKFLVSEAGVFLAKVNVVKQTTSTVFAQIDSGFNHLIRPMLYGSQHEIVNISNPKGRERFYSVVGYICETDTFANNRRISEINEGDILCLKNAGAYCFTMASNYNSRYRPSEVLIYKGKPQLIRQRETFEDILRNQLEIAM; encoded by the coding sequence ATGGACAACAATACATTACTACAAATTGCTAAAGAATACGGAAGCCCAGTTTATGTTTATGATGCTGAAAAAATCACATCACAATACAACCGTTTAACCAAAGCTTTTAATTCTGTAAAGAATCTAAGAGTTAACTATGCAGTAAAAGCACTATCTAACATATCTGTACTTAAGCTATTTAACAGTATGAGTTCTGGATTGGATACAGTTTCTATACAAGAAGTACAACTTGGCTTAAAAGCAGGTTTTAAACCAGAAGATATTATTTATACTCCAAATGGAGTTTCTTTAGAAGAGATTGAAAATGTTGCAGAATTAGGTGTTCAAATTAACATAGACAACCTTTCTATTTTAGAACAATTTGGCTCTAAACATCCAAAAATACCAGTTTGTATAAGAATAAATCCGCATGTTATGGCTGGTGGAAACACCAACATTTCTGTAGGTCATATTGATAGTAAATTTGGGATTTCAATTCATCAAATTCCTTTATTGCTTCGTATTGTAGAAAATACAAACATGACCATAAATGGTATACACATGCATACTGGTAGTGATATTTTAGACATTGATGTGTTTTTGTATGCCAGTGAAATTTTGTTTGAAACTGCTAAGAATTTTAAAAATTTAGAGTTTATTGATTTTGGTTCTGGTTTTAAGGTTCCTTACAAAAAAGGGGATATAGAAACCAATATTGAAGAACTTGGCAAAAAATTATCTAAACGTTTTAATTCGTTTTGTAAAGAATACGGCAAAGAACTAACTCTCGCATTTGAGCCTGGTAAATTTTTGGTGAGTGAAGCTGGTGTGTTTTTAGCAAAAGTGAATGTTGTAAAACAAACAACATCTACAGTTTTTGCGCAGATAGATTCTGGTTTTAATCATCTTATTAGACCTATGCTTTATGGATCGCAACATGAAATCGTAAACATCTCTAACCCAAAGGGTCGAGAACGCTTTTACTCTGTTGTAGGCTACATTTGTGAAACCGACACCTTTGCTAATAACAGAAGAATTTCAGAAATAAACGAAGGTGATATTTTGTGTTTAAAAAATGCTGGTGCGTATTGTTTTACCATGGCCAGCAACTATAACTCACGTTACAGACCTTCTGAAGTTTTGATATATAAAGGCAAACCTCAACTCATACGACAACGAGAAACCTTTGAGGATATCTTAAGAAATCAACTTGAAATTGCTATGTAA
- the sucC gene encoding ADP-forming succinate--CoA ligase subunit beta, with protein MNLHEYQGKELLNSFGVRIQRGIVAQSADEAVEAAKKLTEETGTGWHVIKAQVHAGGRGKGGGVKLAKNLDEVKDLAGQIIGMNLVTPQTSAEGKKVHQVLVAEDVYYPGDNEPEEYYMSVLLNRGSGKNMIMYSTEGGMDIEEVAEKTPHLIFTEEIDPALGLLPFQARRVAFNLGLSGTAFKEMTKFVTSLYTAYVKSDASLFEINPVLKTSDDKIMAVDSKVTLDANALYRHKDLAELRDKREENPIEVEAGELGLNYVDLDGNVGCMVNGAGLAMATMDLIKQAGGEPANFLDVGGTADAARVEAAFKIILKDPNVKAILINIFGGIVRCDRVAQGVIDAYKNMGNINVPIIVRLQGTNADIAKDLIDNSGLDVLSATEFQEAADKVQEVLS; from the coding sequence ATGAATTTACACGAATATCAAGGAAAAGAATTACTAAACAGCTTTGGAGTGCGCATTCAACGCGGAATTGTGGCTCAAAGTGCTGATGAGGCTGTAGAAGCAGCTAAGAAATTAACTGAAGAAACAGGCACAGGTTGGCATGTTATTAAAGCTCAGGTTCATGCTGGTGGACGTGGAAAAGGTGGAGGTGTAAAACTTGCCAAAAATTTAGATGAGGTTAAAGATCTTGCTGGTCAAATCATCGGAATGAATTTGGTAACACCACAAACCTCTGCAGAAGGTAAAAAAGTACACCAAGTTTTAGTTGCTGAAGATGTATATTATCCAGGTGATAACGAACCAGAAGAATACTACATGTCTGTACTTTTAAATAGAGGTAGTGGTAAAAACATGATTATGTATTCTACTGAAGGCGGTATGGATATCGAGGAAGTTGCAGAGAAAACACCTCACTTAATCTTTACTGAAGAAATAGATCCAGCATTAGGTCTTTTGCCATTCCAGGCACGTCGTGTAGCTTTTAATTTAGGATTATCAGGTACAGCATTTAAAGAAATGACAAAGTTTGTAACGTCGCTTTACACTGCATATGTAAAATCTGATGCCTCTTTATTTGAAATCAATCCTGTTTTAAAAACAAGTGATGACAAAATTATGGCAGTAGATTCTAAAGTAACTTTAGATGCTAATGCACTATACAGACATAAAGATTTAGCTGAATTACGCGATAAGCGTGAAGAAAACCCAATTGAGGTTGAAGCAGGTGAATTAGGCCTTAACTATGTAGACCTAGACGGTAATGTTGGTTGTATGGTAAATGGTGCTGGTTTAGCAATGGCTACAATGGATTTAATTAAGCAAGCAGGTGGTGAGCCAGCTAACTTCTTAGACGTTGGTGGTACTGCTGATGCTGCTAGAGTAGAAGCTGCTTTTAAAATCATTTTAAAAGATCCTAACGTAAAAGCAATCTTAATTAACATCTTCGGCGGTATTGTACGTTGCGATAGAGTAGCACAAGGTGTTATTGATGCTTACAAAAACATGGGTAACATTAATGTACCAATCATTGTACGTTTACAAGGTACCAATGCAGATATTGCCAAAGACTTAATTGATAACTCTGGTTTAGATGTACTAAGTGCTACAGAATTCCAGGAAGCTGCTGATAAAGTGCAAGAAGTTCTTTCTTAA